The Flavobacterium faecale genomic sequence AGGTTATGAAAGGCTTTGTGTTTTTGGCTTCTAGTTTTTGCTTTTTCTATGGCAGTTGCAAAAGCAAATTTTGATTCGGCAGCTTGATTTTGTCTGTAAATTGCATTCCCTAAGTTGTAGTTTGCTGCAGCTTTATTATTTGACTTAGCACCCGAAATTCTATAATCTGCTTCAGCATCTACAAATTTGCTAGCAGCGTATTCTTCATTTCCTTGTGGTAGGGCATCATCTTTTTGTTGGGCATGTCCTGCTAGCCCCAAAAATGGGAACAGCGCTAAACCTATTTTATAAATTACTTTCATTTTTTACTATTTTATGACCCGCTTTGGGGTTTATGGGGTTTCATTAAATAAATTCAACTTCTTCACCCAACTTGTTTTTCTTTCTAACAAGAAGATATCTGCAAACAATAATAGAAAAGCAAAACCTAAAAACCATTGAAATTGCGATTGAAAATCGGCCATTTGTGTGGCTTCAAATTCGGTTTTCTGAATGTTGTCTAAGGTGTTTTTGATGTATTCCATCACTTCCTTAGTATTATTTCCATTGATGTAACCACCTTTAGTTGCTTTTGCAATCGTTTCAAGACTAGCTTGATTTAATTTGGTTACAACGACTTCTCCATTTTTATCTCTTTGGTAGCTTTCGACCACACCATTTTTTTTCAATGGAATTGTAGCTCCTTTTTCAGTACCAACTCCAATTGTGATGATGCGCATGCCTTGTTTGTTTGCTTCTTCGGCTGCTGCCAAAGCACCATCAGAATGGTCTTCACCATCTGAAATCAAAATTAACAGCTTGCTGGTTTTACTTTTGTCATCAAAATAAGTGGCTGATAATTTTATTGCTTCATCTAGGGATGTTCCTTTGGACGAAACCATATCTGGGCTCATACTTTGCAAGAACATTTTGGCAACGCTATAATCTGTGGTAATTGGTAAAACAGGAAAAGCACTACCGGCATACGCCACGATTCCGATTCGGTCATTGCCTAAACGACTGATGATTTGCGAAACTAGTTGCTTGCTTTTTTCTAGTCTACTTGGAGCAATATCTTCTGCAAGCATACTTTTTGAAACGTCCATTGCAAAAACGATATCGATTCCTTCTCGCTTTACAGTTTCCATCTTAGTTCCGATTTTCGGGTTTACCAAACCAAATATCAGGCCTAGTAATGCCAATAACATCACAATTAATTTTAGAACAGGTTTAAAAACCGAACGTTCAGGGCTCAATTGATTGATGGCATCGATGGATCCAAATTCTTTTTGCTTTTTCTTTTTCCAATACATATTGAAAAAGAAAACGGCTACCAATAATGGCAACAAGAAAAGTAAGTATAAATAATTGCGTTCGTCTAATTCCATTTTTTTTAATTCTCTGTTCCCAGGTTTCAGTCTCAGTCTCAGTGTTCAGTCTCGGTTTGCGTACAGGTACTGAACACTGAGACTATCAACTGTATACTTAAATAAAGCTTCTATACACTGTGTTTCTTA encodes the following:
- a CDS encoding VWA domain-containing protein is translated as MELDERNYLYLLFLLPLLVAVFFFNMYWKKKKQKEFGSIDAINQLSPERSVFKPVLKLIVMLLALLGLIFGLVNPKIGTKMETVKREGIDIVFAMDVSKSMLAEDIAPSRLEKSKQLVSQIISRLGNDRIGIVAYAGSAFPVLPITTDYSVAKMFLQSMSPDMVSSKGTSLDEAIKLSATYFDDKSKTSKLLILISDGEDHSDGALAAAEEANKQGMRIITIGVGTEKGATIPLKKNGVVESYQRDKNGEVVVTKLNQASLETIAKATKGGYINGNNTKEVMEYIKNTLDNIQKTEFEATQMADFQSQFQWFLGFAFLLLFADIFLLERKTSWVKKLNLFNETP